Genomic window (Arachis hypogaea cultivar Tifrunner chromosome 13, arahy.Tifrunner.gnm2.J5K5, whole genome shotgun sequence):
CAGTTCTTCATGCTTGTAGCCATACCAGATTGGTTCAAGAAGGGAAGAGGCTGTTTTGCAGAATGGTTAATGAATTCAGTTTGGTCCCAAAGATTGAACACGATGGCTGTATGGTAGACCTTCTCGGTCGAGCAGGATCACtcgaagaagctcaagaactaattaagGACATGCCTATGAGGCCAAACTCGGCCATATTGGGATCTTTTCTTGCTGCTTGCAAAGTTCACAAAAATGTGAACCTTGCTGAATGGGCTGCAAAACAGTTTCTATCATTAGAATTCGAAAAATATGGATACAATCTCCTAATGTCAAACATCTATGCTGCATCAAACAGATGGAAAAATGTTGCTGATATAAGAAGAGCTATGAAGGATGCAGGGATTCATAAAGAACCAGATTTCAGCTCCATTGAAGTGCATGGAACGATTCATGAATTTGTAACGGGAGATAGAGAACACCCAGAAACACCAAAGATTTATGAAATGATTGCTGAGATGAGAGAAAAGCTAGAACATGCTGGATACACTCCAAATATATCTGTTGTTCTGAAGAACATATATATGGAGGAAAAAGAGAGTGCAGTAAATTATCACAGTGAAAAACTTATAATGGCTTATGGTTTGATTAGCACAGGTCCTGGAATTCAGCTTTGGATTTTGAAGGATCTCCTAACTTCAACTGCAGAGAGCAAAATATTTCACATAACAGAAATGCATGATAAGATCATAACAATAAACAGAAAAAGTCTGGAGATAGAATATGTAAATTTTTCTATGAAACTTAACAACAGCAGACAAAATAGAATATGTAAATTCTTTTATGAAACTTAACAACAGCAGACAAAATAGCCTTGTGATGGTATTTTCTAAAAGAGACAGGTAAATGTTAAAAGAAATATCCTATCTATGCCAGATTACAGAACATACCTTGCTTTATTTCTGTCTCCCATGTGATAGCATCTCATAAGTCCTGTGCTCTATAACTTCCATCATCAAAGTATTATCAATTAACGCTACTAGCTCACAAACCCCAATTTTCAATTCCTAGATTGCTTCATAATTTAACATggcaatgcaaaaacaatgaattGATTGAAGTTAATTTCAAAATACAACCCCAGCAGAACATGCAAAGAAAAATTAACACCAATCCAAACGAACACTTAGAGAttagaagaaacaaaaaattgaaaaaactaaCCACTCGTATTCTTGAGAGGATAATATACTGGCAACTTGATCGGAAGCTCACAACGAATCAAGCAACCATTCTCCCACACATTTCTCCGAATGTTCTTCTTCAACAACTGAATCAACCTCTTCAAGGCTATTCGATTTTCCACTCTCCGACACGAAAAATTTCAGCTCGCCAGAACCGGTGGCGACTGTTCCAATCACCGGTCGATTATCCCCTTCGTCTTCACCATATAGAAGCTTCCTCAGTCTGCGAGCAGCATGAACTGCCGCTTGAGCGTTGACGCCGGCTCCGTAAGCAAGCGCTCCAATTACTTCAAAGCCTTTAGGAATCAATGTCCGAAACTCCTCTGTTTACAAATTCCAAAATGCGAGACAGAGAAAAAGTTGAAGtgaatttaagatttgaaattgatagagagagagaaggaaaacCTGATTCTTTGTGGAGATCATCGGAGGAGAGGCGGAGGAGGAGGGAGAGATCATCCTGATGCGACGGCGGCGCGGCGAAGGAAGGTTGAAGTATGCGAGGAGTGAGTAGGGGAAAATAAGGGTTAGTGAAAATTGAAATGGTGAATTTGGGGAAATGAAGGAAACGCAGGGAGTGAGtgggaaaaattttattttattgataaaaatCGACAGCATATCCGtcgattttaatttgaaaaaaaaatgacgtCTTGGCCGTcgattttatacattaaatctgtgccatttatttaattttaagaagCGATTAATACCGTTTAAATTTATCGACGACAAAATgtgtcgatattttaaataataaaatagacgctACGTtcgtcgattttaaaataaaagtattttctgCCCACAAATCGACGACTTTgctgtcgattttaatattttatttttaattatttgttttaataaTATCGACAGCAAGCCGTCGAAAAATATCGACGGGAGAGATAACCGTCGATTTTTATCGTCGAAAAATacactttttcttgtagtgtttagaTATAATTTAGTCATGtacattttatatataatagaaaCTTAATCCAGTCTTTATCTCTCAGTTTCAATCTCTCTTCTAAATAtagtttaaatattttgtcttaaTAGATACACAataattacattattaaaaataaaattttgcacaattttctataataaatttCTTAgattagtaattttaattaacaTGTGTCTGTAGACTGCGTTTAGTAACAATAGACATAAAGTAACGGACAAAAACGCAAAGACATATagacataaaaatacacaaattttaGACCATATTTTGTAATAATGCACAAAATATATTTACCTACTAACTCAAAAGTCAAAATTTATCCCAAAGTAAAATTACTTCATCACTACTACTACTACCATCACTACTGATTTCTACCACCACCACTATTTTGATTACTGATTTTTTGTCCTCAACGActcaaataattaaaatcacGAACTCTAATTAAAACAtcagttaaataatttaaattaaaaaaataaataatttttttctatgtcTTAAAAAAACAGCAAATGACAGGTAAATTGGTGCAAACTCACAAATCTGAGAAcgtaaaactaaaaaatgaaagAGATGAGGAAAAATCGCGATAataatgacgatgatgatgacgaCACAGAAGAGGACgcaaagagaagaagatgaaggtaTGAGGTGATGCGAAGAGGATGAGGGAGAAGTGAAtgaaggaaggaaggaagagcgaaagaagagaagaagaaaaaaaaaagaggacgaGTGAGCGACGGTAGAAAGAAGGGACAATAACAAAAAAAGgagtgaaagaaaaaaaagaaaaaaaaaagaaaagaaaagctatgtggatagaaaataaaaaaaagtaaattaaaattaaaaataaaaataatattttatatatatatatatatatatatattatgtatatttatgtatagttatatcttttaaaaattaatatctcaaaatttaataatatgtatgtGTAACTGTGTTCATGTCCCCTATAAATATGGATATGAAACAGATGCAACCTGAAGCCTAAAGACTAtgttagctaatttttttaaaaaacctaattttttatattaaacggGGCTTGATGCCCTTTTTTAAGCTCGTTAATTAAATGCTATCTTGCAAATTAAAtttgttgtaaatattttctAGTGCTATATATGGTTTAAAAAGTTCTAGTTTCTTCTACACTATATCATTAGCAAAAGATCTTATGAAGTTGTATGGCACACTTGATAATATGAGGAATCGGTGGCACTCTTTTCAACCATCTTCGTTTTCCTCCTTGTTCAGAAACTGGGACACGTACAATCATATCTCTAAATCTCTGTGGCCTCAATTAATACTATCTTAAATGACCGGCAAAGTCATAACCAACAACGTGTGCAACCATGCATTTTTACGCTTTCAAGATTATTAACTTCCATATCCTTTCTTTTGCAACTATtcaattgtataatatgccttggattattaagtttaaAACATCAAAATCAAAGTTAGCGCACACGAATATATAGATATAACTAATGCTTGCGTATCTAATTCCAgcactttttttaatattttttttattttttcttttaaatataagTGGTTTTAGTAACTAATGCTCCATAGATGACCACACTCAATATTCAAAACGATCGAATTTTACACTTACATATAGGTACTTGTTCTAATTTAACAGtctaatttttagaataaataattttataacatacaaATATAGAATAGAGTTTACAGACAATGATTAATGGTACTAATGATAGGATCAATCATTTGAGAATTATCTCGTTGAAAAAgtagtaaaaatatataatataatgtgGCATTATTGTTCGTTACTCCAAACACCTGCTTTGAAATCTAATAACATTGATGGAACCTGGCCATCCATAGCCGATTCACAAgatatacattattattattattattcttaccGAAACAATAAGATTGATGATAATAATGTTTCTGAAGGTGCTACCTGGTACCATAGTTGGGTTCCAACTCGGCAAACGATATTCAAGACGATGACACGCTTAGTCCTTAAGGTTATCGATCACCAACAAAATGGGTGGTATACTAGTATATCTGCAAAAAATTCGAAGCTTAAATCAGAAGGATATTGTGAGTAGAtattattaagattaattattattgtgcatGTATATCTTGAATTGGGTGTCTTATTATATGTTGGCtcgttattaaatatttttttgttatgtaaaaaatattatattttttttaagagttATGTTAAGTaatcaatgatttttttaaataatatgaacaattactaattaaataaaaacacattATACTTCTAAATTAtttacctaaatcttaatattaaaataaatatctatacacttagtgaaatgaacatctaatatatctattattcacattgtttagtatttttattatctacctatatttttttttaatcaaataatttttttattttttatttattatattttatattaataatttaaatttaaaatttaaaatttatattaaaatttagagttaaaagaaatacttttttttaaattcattcgTCCTTATTGCTCTATATAAGAAAAAGTGTATGATTGAatccaattttttaatttatataaatatatattaggtACCCTCAAATATAGACGATGAAttttatttcagatttctttttgaGATAAGGATtattatggaaaaaaaattaaataaaaatttatttgattatatttttgaatttgcagTTATGTTCTGGTCAGAACTCAGAAGCATATTAGATCAAGTCTTTTTTTGTTGGTTCgtctctatattttttaatttgacaaattAAAGTTTAATCTGTTCTAAATTTaggttttatttaataatttattattaattaattactacatacataaaataaaatttaatatttatttaaataaattaattaattaatcactcCATCAACTTAAATTAATTTTAGACCAAATCTATGTACGTaagaatttattataattttttatttattatatttaaactaCTACATTCGTTTCTACACTCTTCTCTTCCCCGCTATATATATGGCTCCAAAATAATACTCTCTAACCATAAAAACATATACAAGAGCTTCTCTTTTCATATTCCTTTACACACACGCACgcataatctctctctctctctctctctctctctctctctctctctctctctctctctctctctctctcatacatGGCTTTCCGTAAGGTTCTTATGCTTTTGTTTTGTTTGGTTGCCATAGTTACCAACCTTGTTAGTTCAACTAGTGCCAGGCAGCTAAATGATAATAATGCAGCAAAAGATGAGAAGGGAGCAAATGAAGGAGATCATGAAGTAGTGAATAATAATCATGTTGGTAACAAGGAGACCAAGCCACCAATGATGGGGCTAGGTGATCAGAAACAAATAGATTTTCCACCAATATTTCCATTTCCATCATTTTCATTTCCACCATTTCCAATGCCTCAAATCCCATCATTTGGTGGCATTCCTGGAATTCCATTTCCTTCTCTTCCAGTTCCGGCAATGCCTTTCCCTACATTTCCTCCACTTGACATCCCTGGGATTGTCCCTACTCCACCTACTTAATTAGCTTATGTATAGTTTGATATTTCTAAATGACTCttgaaaatttatataaattatctttagaTAAAGTTGTTGCTAAAAATTTACATGTAGTTGCatgtttttatataaatttaatagttaaaaattattaaataatattttattaaattatattaatttttacataaaaataattatatgttaatttttatcaaaattgataattaaaattattaaataattaaattatttaataatttttaattatcaattttatataaaaataattatatataattttttattttattttattttaagatgAAAAAGTTtgtaaaatgaaaaattaattttttttattttacaaattttttttcactttattaGAGTCAAATGTCATAAATATGCGTGTACCTTAGTGTTTTCAGTacatgtaattaaataaaatatagcgTGGATGATGCATAAATATAAGGTATAGTAGAAGTTGCTAATGAGCATTTgaaagatcttttaattttaataatatattttcatgTTCTCATGTGACATTTATTCTAAATTCTTAAGGAAcatatttaaattacttattagTAAAAAGTGGGTAAACTTAAACATGATTATCTATAAGAAATAAAATGTTATGGTTTACGCCGTTGCAATGCAAGTTTGCCTTTAATTTGTGCTTGCTTTAGTTTTTAACTAGTTACTGGTTACTACCACAGATCCCTTTCACTATTAAAATTAAGTGTGCCTTAGCTTGTATATTTCATCAAatctaataaattataaattatgataTTGTTTTAATTCTTGTTGCATTATATATTGCggtttttactcttttttttttttttttatgttcaacTTGTAATATTTTATAGCCAAAATTATCCGTTTCAAAAGAAGGTAAATATTCGCTAAGATTTAGAAATAATACGTAAAATTTTCATTttacccaaataaataaataaaaattgaaaatatatgaatCTATAACTTTACTCTACAgagttattaataaataaatgtttCTTTATAAGATTTAATAACAGATTTTAGTTTATAATTTTCTCTTCTTTGCCTTCCAATGTCAAAAGTTTGGTTTCTTGTTTCGTTCTTGGCTCCAATAAATCGATAGCAATATTAATTCATCAATTACATTATTCTTTTGTGATCAATGCATGTGATCACAACAAGCAATTATATTAAAcaaaaggaacaaagaaaaataaggtaaagaagatttattaaaaaaaaaaaaaaagatgaaatatGGCACAAACGGGAATTTCATTTTACTAAATTTAGTTACTTATTTTGAATTCTTAAGATATTACagaataatagaaatatactaatgTCACATGATGTGGTGCACACATATATTACGAGATACATGATGAGACATTTTGGTACAAGAACCtagattaaatataaaataaatgcaAAAATAGACCGGATAGAATAAATTCTTTTCATATTATATGATGAGAAATTTTTCGTACACCTCTATGTGACTTTGTGTATATATTTGTTACccacttggtttttttttttttttttttttgtgactagttACACACTTGGTTAATTACCAAACATATTCTTCATTAAGATAAATAGAAACATAAATATTTATCACTTGTAAAAAATATCAGAATCTAAGTGTACTgttattaaaacataaaaaaatagaatttagtattaaaaaaaatgaaaacatactaaaattaaatatcactaaaatatttttataatttatacataGTCATTTCCCTTTATAATATggatatttatcttttttatataaaatatatttacaaaTGAAGTGGGTATATATCTCAAAGCTATTATATGATAtgatataagaaaaaaaagagaaagtatgaTAGGAGTGAGCATGGGTCAGATTGGTTCGGTTTTAAAGTGAAATTAGAATTGAACTAATAATTGAATTGTAATTGGTtcgatttggtttggatttatatttttttgtgcaTGTACTCAAATCAAACTAAACCAATTAAGAACGAATTAATTCGGTTTGGATAATTGGGTACGAGATGAAatagaaattcataaaaaaaggaacgaaatttttatcttaaaaattttgtaaatataataaacatgtaaaatcaatagaaataatccaaacatgttaaattAAACAccaaacaccaaatacattaaaaactaaattcattaaaattcaaatatattaaaCACTGAACACATTAAAATCTAAACATATTAAACACCAAACACATTAAAAGCTAAATACAAAAGTGCAATAGAGAGAAACTCAAAATAATTAAAAggcatatatatattttaaatttttattatttttatttaattaatatatagtcGGGTCCACGGGTTGGTTTGGGTTTCGCACCCCCAGAACCGTTATCCGGACCAATTACTAGAGAGAGTCATTGATTTGGTTCGGATCGAACCTGATTACTCGATGGtttcaaaacaaatttaattaGTTCGGTTTGGATTCGGACGGTtaatcgggtacccgctacccATACTCACCCCTAAAGTATGATATGAtataagaaaaaagagaaagtctAGAAACCAACCAGGATACCCGATAACTCTACTAATTATAATATAGATTGTAATAAAAAAGTCCAATAATACAAAAAagagaaagtatgaggagccaataaatttaatgtacaatgtgtacaataggggTAAAATTGCAATTAACATCAAAtgataattaagttaattaatttttaataattttcaatttgaaatttaaaataaataaggatTTGCAACAGTTATGTACGCCGCAAAAACGGCCTTCCTTTCTCCCATGTGATGTGACTTCCTTCTCACCTAGTTTCTTCCTATCTCGCCGGTGCCGCGCTGTCACCGACAGCAGCCGCCGTCGCCCATGGCTCCACCGTCGCTCATAACAATTAAACCCATTCACAATATGGACGGTTACTCTTATTCTCATCATATGCTCCCAATTTTCGGTGCCTCTCTTACTGCCGCAGCCTCACCTACGATGTTGCAACGCCTCTCGGCCGACTGTGCTGCCGACGTTGCCGCAGACTCCAGCCGACGCTGCCGCAGACTCCAGCCGACGCTGCCACGGGTTCCCGCATACGCCGCTAAAAGCTCAATGACGCCACTGTTTGAATTAACCGTTTGAGCATGGTAGATGTAACGCACGCGTGCTTGAAGACAATATCAAATCAAACACTTAATTGCTTACTTTTAATTCTCACTCATGTCTCTTCATCTATTCAagcttattttttttctattttttatttcttcagttttatggTTAAATCAAATCATAAGACTCATGTGTCAAAttatacattttttcttttttaataaaaattaaattgttggaTGATTATCGTTGCTTTTTCtgtttattcatcttcttcttcttcttttattttaatggtcaatttcggatggtcattttagtaggtatgcggatggttattttaatttttatgtagatgAATATTTTGATTGGATTAGGTTTAGTTatgtataattaaaatatattagatgttcaattcattaggtatgtagatgattatttttatccttaagtggatggttatttttactaaGGGTGAGTGGCGTATGGCAAGCCAAGCAGCGACGGTGAAGTGGGATGATTATTGACGAAGGTGGGGGTGGCTgccggttgaaaaagaagagCGTATTAGAGTGAAATGCTTTAGTAAATTAGAATTtcagatggttatttttttgaaataactaactgaattttttaaaaatttgaaacttGAAATTAGAGGAATTGGAATTTGaaattttgtctttattttttgttgtcaTTGGAagctttttgttgttgtttctttttattctcattggaagcttcttcttcttcggttGATGTGGTTATGGATGTGTTATTGTCAGTACTAATTTAGAAGATTTATTGTATTGTGGTGTCGTCGAGTCTGGTGGTGGTGGCGATGGTAGAAA
Coding sequences:
- the LOC112734695 gene encoding pentatricopeptide repeat-containing protein At3g26782, mitochondrial-like; amino-acid sequence: MEALGVIPNDITCIAVLHACSHTRLVQEGKRLFCRMVNEFSLVPKIEHDGCMVDLLGRAGSLEEAQELIKDMPMRPNSAILGSFLAACKVHKNVNLAEWAAKQFLSLEFEKYGYNLLMSNIYAASNRWKNVADIRRAMKDAGIHKEPDFSSIEVHGTIHEFVTGDREHPETPKIYEMIAEMREKLEHAGYTPNISVVLKNIYMEEKESAVNYHSEKLIMAYGLISTGPGIQLWILKDLLTSTAESKIFHITEMHDKIITINRKSLEIEYVNFSMKLNNSRQNRICKFFYET